A DNA window from Caulobacter mirabilis contains the following coding sequences:
- a CDS encoding 3-hydroxyacyl-CoA dehydrogenase NAD-binding domain-containing protein, which yields MAAINSVTDLSNEGDVAVITLNSPPVNALSAGVRDGLYEGFKAAIADDSVKSIVLICDGRTFIAGADISEFGGERKGADLPAVQDMMENSPKPVVAAIHGTALGGGLEVALVAHYRVAVPSAKVGLPEVNLGLLPGAGGTQRLPRIVGAAKALDMMTSGAHVPAKAANAMGLVDELVEEGKLREGAIAFAKKVVAENWPLKKVRDREVAGATPELFADFRKANARKFRGFLAPEYNIRCIEASTLPFDEGMKVERKLFMELMTGPQSAAQRYVFFAERAANKIPDIGDDVELLPVKSVGVIGAGTMGGGISMNFLNAGIPVKIVEMKQDALDRGLGVIRKNYENTAAKGRLTLEAVEQRMGLLTGSLALEDLADCDLIIEAVFENMDIKKEVFGKLDAIAKPGAILATNTSYLNVDEIAASTSRPESVIGLHFFSPANVMRLLEIVRGDKTSKPVVATSMKLAKTIGKVGVLVGVCNGFVGNRMLSSRQIQAQALVAEGAMPWDVDRVLYDFGFPMGPFAMSDLAGLDIGWSKEKSSSSTIREVLCEMDRRGQKTGAGYYDYDEKRNAKPSPVTEQIIKDFAANSGVNPREISDEEILERTILPMVNEGAKILEEGKALRASDVDTVWVNGYGWPVYRGGPMHYGDSLGLAKVVERLKHYQDKHGDFFKPSALLEKLAAEGKGFKDLK from the coding sequence ATGGCCGCAATCAATTCCGTCACCGACCTGAGCAACGAGGGCGACGTCGCCGTCATCACCCTGAACTCGCCGCCGGTGAACGCGCTGTCGGCTGGGGTCCGCGACGGCCTGTACGAAGGCTTCAAGGCCGCCATCGCCGACGACTCCGTCAAGTCGATCGTGCTGATCTGCGACGGCCGCACCTTCATCGCCGGCGCCGACATCAGCGAGTTCGGCGGCGAACGGAAGGGCGCCGACCTGCCCGCCGTGCAGGACATGATGGAGAATTCGCCCAAGCCGGTCGTCGCGGCGATCCACGGCACCGCCCTGGGCGGCGGCCTGGAGGTGGCGCTGGTCGCCCACTACCGCGTCGCCGTCCCGTCGGCCAAGGTCGGTCTGCCGGAAGTGAACCTGGGCCTGCTGCCGGGCGCCGGCGGCACCCAGCGCCTGCCCCGCATCGTCGGCGCCGCCAAGGCCCTGGACATGATGACCAGCGGCGCGCACGTGCCGGCCAAGGCCGCCAACGCCATGGGCCTGGTCGACGAGCTGGTCGAGGAAGGCAAGCTGCGCGAGGGGGCCATCGCCTTCGCCAAGAAGGTCGTCGCCGAGAACTGGCCGCTGAAGAAGGTCCGCGACCGCGAGGTCGCCGGCGCCACGCCCGAGCTGTTCGCCGACTTCCGCAAGGCCAACGCCCGCAAGTTCCGCGGCTTCCTGGCCCCCGAGTACAACATCCGCTGCATCGAGGCCTCCACCCTGCCCTTCGACGAGGGCATGAAGGTCGAGCGCAAGCTGTTCATGGAGCTGATGACCGGCCCGCAGTCGGCCGCCCAGCGCTACGTCTTCTTCGCCGAGCGCGCCGCCAACAAGATCCCCGACATCGGCGACGACGTCGAGCTGCTGCCGGTCAAATCGGTCGGCGTGATCGGCGCCGGCACGATGGGCGGCGGCATCTCGATGAACTTCCTCAACGCCGGCATCCCGGTGAAGATCGTCGAGATGAAGCAGGACGCGCTCGACCGCGGCCTGGGCGTCATCCGCAAGAACTACGAGAACACCGCCGCCAAGGGCCGCCTGACCCTGGAGGCCGTCGAGCAGCGCATGGGCCTGCTGACCGGCTCGCTGGCCCTGGAAGACCTGGCCGACTGCGACCTGATCATCGAGGCCGTGTTCGAGAACATGGACATCAAGAAGGAAGTGTTCGGCAAGCTCGACGCCATCGCCAAGCCGGGCGCCATCCTGGCCACCAACACCAGCTACCTGAACGTCGACGAGATCGCCGCCTCGACCAGCCGCCCGGAGAGCGTGATCGGCCTGCACTTCTTCTCGCCGGCCAATGTCATGCGCCTGCTGGAGATCGTCCGCGGCGACAAGACCTCCAAGCCGGTCGTCGCCACCTCGATGAAGCTGGCCAAGACCATCGGCAAGGTCGGGGTGCTGGTCGGAGTCTGCAACGGCTTCGTCGGCAACCGCATGCTGTCCTCGCGCCAGATCCAGGCCCAGGCCCTGGTCGCCGAGGGCGCGATGCCCTGGGACGTCGATCGCGTGCTCTACGACTTCGGCTTCCCGATGGGGCCGTTCGCGATGAGCGACCTCGCCGGCCTCGACATCGGCTGGAGCAAGGAGAAGTCGTCCAGCTCGACCATCCGCGAAGTGCTCTGCGAGATGGACCGCCGCGGCCAGAAGACCGGCGCCGGCTACTACGACTACGACGAGAAGCGCAACGCCAAGCCCTCGCCGGTCACCGAGCAGATCATCAAGGACTTCGCCGCCAATTCGGGCGTCAACCCGCGTGAGATCAGCGACGAGGAGATCCTGGAGCGGACCATCCTGCCGATGGTCAACGAAGGGGCGAAGATCCTCGAAGAGGGCAAGGCCCTGCGCGCCAGCGACGTCGATACGGTGTGGGTCAACGGCTACGGCTGGCCGGTCTACCGCGGCGGCCCGATGCACTACGGCGACAGCCTGGGCCTGGCCAAGGTCGTCGAGCGGCTGAAGCACTATCAGGACAAGCACGGCGACTTCTTCAAGCCGTCGGCCCTGCTGGAGAAGCTGGCCGCCGAGGGCAAGGGCTTCAAGGACCTGAAGTAA
- a CDS encoding acyl-CoA dehydrogenase family protein, which yields MDLDFLPEHAEFRKEVRGWIEANFPAESRRKMDAGEHLTKEDILAWHRILNDKGWLVPSWPVEYGGTGWDSVRKYIFSEELARAQTSQTSFGIGMIGPVLYTFGTPEQKARFLPGTMNGDIWWCQGYSEPGAGSDLAGLSTRAERVKGDDGKEYYVVNGQKTWTTQGHFADWGFFLVRTDPTAKKQEGISFLLIDMTSPGVEVRPIITIEGSHEVNDTFLTNVKVPVENLIGEENKGWTVAKYLLGHERTGIAGVARSKRGIEKLREIAAGEPGDDARPLIKDPDFRRKVAELEVDLAALEYTELRTLASESRGKGPGPEASLLKVKGTEVGQRLTELTLEAAAHYGAPFARGLTGDNALPIPSWASKAAPTYFNMRKTSIFGGSNEIQRNIMAKAVLGL from the coding sequence ATGGACCTGGATTTCCTGCCCGAGCATGCCGAGTTCCGTAAGGAAGTCCGCGGCTGGATCGAAGCGAACTTCCCGGCGGAGAGCCGCCGCAAGATGGACGCCGGCGAGCACCTGACCAAGGAAGACATCCTCGCCTGGCACCGCATCCTCAACGACAAGGGCTGGCTGGTCCCGTCCTGGCCGGTCGAGTACGGCGGCACGGGCTGGGACAGCGTCCGCAAGTACATCTTCTCCGAGGAGCTGGCCCGGGCGCAGACCAGCCAGACCAGCTTCGGCATCGGGATGATCGGGCCGGTGCTCTACACCTTCGGCACGCCGGAGCAGAAGGCGCGGTTCCTGCCCGGGACCATGAACGGCGACATCTGGTGGTGCCAGGGCTACAGCGAGCCTGGCGCCGGATCGGACTTGGCCGGCCTGTCGACCCGCGCCGAGCGGGTGAAGGGTGACGACGGCAAGGAATACTACGTCGTCAACGGCCAGAAGACCTGGACCACCCAGGGCCATTTCGCCGACTGGGGCTTCTTCCTGGTCCGCACCGACCCGACCGCCAAGAAGCAGGAGGGCATCTCGTTCCTGCTGATCGACATGACCTCGCCCGGCGTCGAGGTCCGCCCGATCATCACCATCGAGGGCAGCCACGAGGTCAACGACACCTTCCTGACCAACGTGAAGGTGCCGGTGGAGAACCTGATCGGCGAGGAGAACAAGGGCTGGACCGTGGCCAAATACCTGCTCGGCCACGAGCGCACCGGCATCGCCGGCGTGGCGCGGTCCAAGCGCGGCATCGAGAAGCTGCGCGAGATCGCGGCGGGCGAGCCCGGCGACGACGCCCGGCCGCTGATCAAGGACCCCGACTTCCGCCGCAAGGTGGCCGAGCTGGAGGTCGACCTGGCGGCGCTGGAGTACACCGAGCTGCGCACCCTGGCCTCGGAGAGCCGCGGCAAGGGGCCCGGGCCGGAAGCCTCGCTGCTGAAGGTGAAGGGCACCGAGGTCGGCCAGCGTTTGACCGAACTGACCCTGGAAGCCGCCGCGCATTACGGCGCGCCGTTCGCCCGGGGACTGACCGGCGACAACGCCCTGCCGATCCCGAGCTGGGCGTCGAAGGCCGCGCCGACCTATTTCAACATGCGCAAGACCTCGATCTTCGGCGGCTCCAACGAGATCCAGCGCAACATCATGGCCAAGGCGGTGCTGGGGCTGTAG
- a CDS encoding DUF4180 domain-containing protein has protein sequence MAGAIETLGELRVLVLDRDGPILATERDGTDLIGDAMGEDARWLAIPVERLSEDFLKLSTGLAGTILQKAVNYRINVAIVGDVSAKTAASKPLNDFVGESNRGRHVWFVRDLDELRARLD, from the coding sequence ATGGCCGGCGCGATCGAAACCCTGGGCGAGCTGCGCGTCCTGGTCCTCGACCGGGACGGCCCGATCCTGGCGACAGAGCGGGACGGGACCGATCTGATAGGCGACGCCATGGGCGAGGACGCCCGTTGGCTCGCCATTCCGGTGGAGCGGCTGTCCGAGGACTTCCTGAAGCTGTCGACCGGCTTGGCCGGGACGATCCTGCAAAAGGCCGTCAACTACCGGATCAACGTCGCCATCGTCGGCGACGTCTCGGCGAAGACCGCCGCCAGCAAGCCGCTGAACGACTTCGTCGGCGAGTCCAATCGCGGCCGGCACGTGTGGTTCGTCCGCGACCTGGACGAACTGCGGGCGCGGCTCGACTGA
- a CDS encoding NADP-dependent oxidoreductase translates to MTRTTRRWVLARHVEGAPAPEDFALETRPHPELQDGKFIAKVILSSVDPGMRSRLSGGDSYAGAMKIGEGVDGFCVAQVIESANPNYAVGDLIAAGGGWREHFVSDGRGYIQKITDRRVPLGCWIGVLGIPGMTAWFGLHRVAQAKAGETLLVTSAAGPVGATAGQIGRKLGMRVVGIAGGPLKCAWLKDIAGFDAVIDYKAEPDLAAAVRRVCPEGVDVLFDNVGNEMVDRILPLMKLRGRVVVSGQVADYNLPVAQRPGLKHTDVFITHRVRMEGLVVFDDLRQFHAAQAQMADWIADGALQFAIEEFDGLETAPEAFCGLFRGENFGRRLVRLAPDPQ, encoded by the coding sequence GTGACCAGAACGACCCGCCGCTGGGTGCTCGCGCGCCATGTCGAGGGCGCGCCGGCGCCGGAGGACTTCGCGCTGGAGACGCGGCCCCATCCCGAGCTCCAGGACGGCAAGTTCATCGCCAAGGTGATCCTCAGCTCGGTCGACCCCGGCATGCGCTCGCGCCTGTCCGGCGGCGACAGCTACGCCGGGGCGATGAAGATCGGCGAGGGCGTCGACGGCTTCTGCGTCGCCCAGGTGATCGAGAGCGCCAACCCGAACTACGCCGTCGGCGACCTGATCGCGGCGGGCGGCGGCTGGCGTGAGCATTTCGTGTCCGACGGCCGGGGCTACATCCAGAAGATCACCGACCGCCGCGTGCCGCTGGGCTGCTGGATCGGCGTGCTGGGCATCCCCGGCATGACCGCCTGGTTCGGCCTCCACCGCGTGGCGCAGGCCAAGGCGGGCGAGACCCTGCTGGTCACTTCGGCCGCCGGGCCGGTCGGGGCCACGGCCGGGCAGATCGGCCGGAAGCTGGGCATGCGCGTTGTCGGGATCGCCGGCGGTCCGCTGAAGTGCGCCTGGCTGAAGGACATCGCCGGCTTCGACGCAGTGATCGACTACAAGGCCGAGCCGGACCTGGCCGCGGCCGTCCGCCGGGTCTGTCCCGAGGGCGTCGACGTCCTGTTCGACAACGTCGGCAATGAAATGGTCGACCGCATCCTGCCGCTGATGAAGCTGCGCGGAAGGGTCGTCGTGTCGGGCCAGGTCGCCGACTACAACCTCCCCGTCGCGCAGCGCCCGGGCCTGAAGCACACCGACGTCTTCATCACCCATCGCGTGCGCATGGAGGGGCTGGTGGTGTTCGACGACCTGCGCCAGTTCCACGCCGCCCAGGCTCAGATGGCCGACTGGATCGCCGACGGCGCGCTGCAGTTCGCCATCGAGGAGTTCGACGGATTGGAAACCGCGCCGGAGGCCTTCTGCGGCCTGTTCCGGGGCGAGAACTTCGGCCGCCGCCTCGTGCGCCTCGCCCCGGACCCGCAATGA
- a CDS encoding enoyl-CoA hydratase/isomerase family protein — translation MTRFDRYSRFTFRREGRILTVAFSGNAVNAVDAVMHDELADLFVDLQRDPDSDLIVLTGEHRAFCAGGDFDWFDRQISDPRTFRDIAYDAKRIVSTLLDLEKPIIARLNGAAAGLGATIALLCDVIVADETARIGDPHVKVGLVAGDGGAIIWPQLIGFARAKELLMTGDLLTAREAVAMGLINHAVPAGDLDAKVAEIAGKILGNPRWAVRWTKTTANIALKQLMVSMTDAAVAYEAMSNMTADRKEAVDAFRERRAPKLTGE, via the coding sequence ATGACCCGCTTCGACCGCTACAGCCGCTTCACCTTCCGGCGTGAGGGCCGGATCCTGACCGTCGCCTTCAGCGGCAACGCCGTGAACGCCGTCGACGCGGTCATGCACGACGAGCTGGCCGACCTGTTCGTCGACCTGCAGCGCGATCCGGACAGCGACCTGATTGTCCTGACCGGTGAGCACAGGGCGTTCTGCGCCGGCGGCGATTTCGACTGGTTCGACCGCCAGATCAGCGACCCGCGAACCTTCCGAGACATCGCTTACGACGCCAAGCGGATCGTCTCGACCCTGCTGGACCTTGAGAAGCCGATCATCGCCCGGCTGAATGGAGCGGCGGCGGGACTGGGGGCGACCATCGCCCTGCTGTGCGACGTCATCGTCGCCGACGAGACGGCCAGGATCGGCGATCCGCATGTGAAGGTCGGGCTGGTCGCGGGAGACGGCGGGGCGATCATCTGGCCGCAGCTGATCGGCTTCGCCCGCGCCAAGGAGCTGCTGATGACCGGCGACCTGCTGACCGCCCGGGAGGCGGTGGCGATGGGCCTGATCAACCACGCCGTCCCCGCGGGCGATCTCGACGCCAAGGTGGCCGAGATCGCGGGCAAGATTCTGGGCAACCCGCGCTGGGCGGTGCGCTGGACCAAGACCACGGCCAACATCGCCCTGAAGCAGCTGATGGTCAGCATGACGGACGCCGCCGTGGCCTATGAGGCGATGAGCAACATGACCGCCGACCGCAAGGAGGCCGTCGACGCCTTTCGCGAGCGCCGCGCGCCGAAGCTGACGGGAGAGTAG
- a CDS encoding GNAT family N-acetyltransferase: protein MAVSLRPARAEEAPALSALCLRSKGHWGYDEVFLEACREELTLSLDELDSVVVAEDGVEVVGLAQVLFEDGDAVLEKLFVDPSAIGCGVGRRLFDWAVEVARSGAATRMVIDADPDAAPIYRAMGAIDAGGVPSASIPGRVLPRLVFVLREG, encoded by the coding sequence GTGGCTGTTTCCTTGAGGCCCGCGCGGGCGGAAGAGGCGCCGGCGCTCAGTGCGCTCTGCCTGAGATCGAAGGGTCATTGGGGCTACGACGAGGTCTTCCTCGAAGCCTGTCGCGAGGAGCTGACCCTGTCGTTGGATGAACTTGACAGCGTCGTCGTCGCCGAGGACGGCGTTGAGGTCGTCGGCTTGGCGCAGGTCCTGTTCGAGGATGGAGACGCCGTGCTGGAGAAGCTGTTCGTCGATCCATCGGCGATCGGGTGCGGCGTTGGGCGGCGGTTGTTTGACTGGGCGGTCGAGGTCGCCCGGTCCGGGGCGGCGACCCGCATGGTGATCGACGCCGACCCCGACGCGGCTCCGATCTATCGCGCGATGGGCGCGATCGACGCGGGCGGGGTTCCTTCGGCTTCAATCCCGGGACGAGTGCTGCCGCGGCTCGTTTTTGTCCTGCGAGAAGGCTGA
- a CDS encoding acyl-CoA dehydrogenase family protein, with protein sequence MIRLPEPEPDHVTALRAQLQRFVTEKAPREKRREWDRTHAFPRDLFRELAGLGLCGLTVPEEYGGSGPDILAAVAAIEELCRAGSFLAGPFIQCAFYGGMNILENGSAEQKAELLPRLAKGELIFAYGLSEPDVGGDLSAVTTRARREGDEVVVTGAKRWCTGADFADYIYCLVRSDPDAPARQGLSFVLIPTKAPGVVITPIDHVNLRYTLSSDVHFDEVRLPASAIVGGPDRWNQGWKMLAGRALDIEKLEISACAFGLAQAALDEAWQYAQDRVQFGKPIAAHQAVRHALVDARTKLEACRLMLWNAARLADAGEPCAVETSMAKLFIGEAGVEIALACQRVMGAYALSADYDIERNVRDLLGMPIVGGSSNMQRNNLAALWRLPG encoded by the coding sequence ATGATCCGTCTTCCCGAACCCGAACCCGACCACGTCACGGCTCTGCGCGCGCAGCTGCAGCGGTTCGTCACCGAGAAGGCGCCGCGGGAGAAGCGCCGCGAATGGGACCGGACCCACGCCTTTCCGCGCGATCTGTTCCGCGAACTGGCCGGCCTGGGCCTCTGCGGCCTGACCGTGCCGGAAGAGTATGGCGGCAGCGGCCCGGACATCCTGGCCGCCGTCGCCGCCATCGAGGAGCTGTGCCGGGCCGGGTCGTTTTTGGCCGGCCCATTCATCCAGTGCGCCTTCTACGGCGGCATGAACATCCTGGAGAACGGTTCGGCCGAACAGAAAGCCGAGCTTCTCCCGCGCCTCGCCAAGGGCGAGCTGATCTTCGCCTACGGCCTGTCGGAGCCTGACGTCGGCGGCGACCTGTCGGCGGTGACGACCCGGGCCCGCCGCGAGGGGGACGAGGTGGTGGTCACCGGCGCCAAGCGCTGGTGCACCGGGGCCGACTTCGCCGACTACATCTATTGCCTGGTCCGCTCCGATCCCGACGCTCCGGCGCGGCAGGGTCTGAGCTTCGTGCTGATCCCGACCAAGGCGCCGGGCGTGGTCATCACCCCGATCGACCATGTGAACCTGCGCTACACCCTGTCGTCCGACGTCCACTTCGACGAGGTCCGGTTGCCGGCCTCGGCCATCGTCGGCGGCCCGGACCGTTGGAACCAGGGCTGGAAGATGCTGGCCGGCCGTGCGCTGGACATCGAGAAGCTGGAAATCAGCGCCTGCGCCTTCGGCCTGGCCCAGGCGGCGCTCGACGAGGCCTGGCAGTACGCCCAGGACCGCGTCCAGTTCGGCAAGCCGATCGCCGCCCACCAGGCCGTCCGCCACGCCCTGGTCGACGCCCGCACCAAGCTCGAAGCCTGCCGCTTGATGCTGTGGAACGCCGCCCGGCTGGCCGACGCGGGCGAGCCCTGCGCCGTCGAGACCAGCATGGCCAAGCTGTTCATCGGCGAGGCCGGGGTGGAGATCGCCCTGGCCTGCCAGCGGGTCATGGGCGCCTACGCCCTGTCGGCCGACTACGACATCGAGCGCAACGTCCGCGACCTGCTCGGCATGCCCATCGTCGGCGGCTCGTCGAACATGCAGCGCAACAATCTCGCCGCCCTCTGGAGACTGCCCGGATGA
- a CDS encoding acyl-CoA dehydrogenase family protein translates to MTTFNPLDAVQSLIEEVARRGNEIEAARRLPPDLAGKMASAGLFRMLLPKTMAGHETPPTELALAIETMAQGDASTGWCLMIGATTAFMAARMELDAAREVFGAPKTIAAGVFAPMGKATDDGDHWKVSGRWQWGSGAQNADWIAGGAVLTGPDGKPQLDADGQPRHRMMIFKASEVELIDTWRTSGLCGTGSLDFAVKEVRVPKARSVALHEDAPTLKGPLYKFPAFGMLALGVAAVALGNARGALMIAGGMAQQKKQQGSQRTLAERNTTQTDFARQVAALSAARAHYFECIGVLWAALEAGQDPTLEQRNRLRLACAHAAHVSADVARFAYDMMGGGAVFLENPLQRRFRDAHVITHHAMVAPSIFELTGRILLGQPTRDALL, encoded by the coding sequence ATGACGACCTTCAACCCCCTCGACGCCGTCCAGTCCCTGATCGAGGAAGTCGCCCGCCGCGGCAACGAGATCGAGGCCGCCCGCCGCTTGCCGCCCGACCTGGCGGGGAAGATGGCCTCCGCCGGCCTGTTCCGGATGCTGCTGCCCAAGACCATGGCCGGTCACGAGACGCCGCCGACCGAGCTGGCGCTGGCGATCGAGACCATGGCCCAGGGCGACGCCTCCACCGGCTGGTGCCTGATGATCGGCGCCACCACGGCCTTTATGGCCGCCCGCATGGAGCTCGACGCCGCCCGCGAGGTGTTCGGCGCGCCCAAGACCATCGCCGCAGGCGTCTTCGCCCCGATGGGCAAGGCGACGGACGACGGCGATCATTGGAAGGTCTCCGGCCGCTGGCAGTGGGGCAGCGGCGCCCAGAACGCCGACTGGATCGCCGGCGGGGCCGTGCTGACGGGACCGGACGGCAAGCCGCAGCTCGACGCCGACGGCCAGCCGCGCCACCGGATGATGATCTTCAAGGCCTCCGAGGTGGAGCTGATCGACACCTGGCGCACCAGCGGCCTGTGCGGCACCGGCAGCCTGGACTTCGCCGTGAAGGAGGTCCGGGTGCCCAAGGCGAGGTCGGTCGCCCTGCACGAGGATGCGCCCACTCTGAAGGGACCGCTCTACAAGTTCCCGGCCTTCGGCATGCTGGCCCTGGGCGTGGCGGCGGTGGCGCTGGGCAACGCCCGCGGGGCGCTGATGATCGCCGGCGGCATGGCCCAGCAGAAAAAGCAGCAGGGCTCGCAGCGCACTCTGGCCGAGCGCAACACGACCCAGACCGACTTCGCCCGCCAGGTCGCGGCCCTGTCGGCGGCCCGGGCCCATTACTTCGAATGTATCGGCGTGCTCTGGGCGGCCTTGGAAGCGGGGCAGGATCCGACGCTGGAGCAGCGCAACCGCCTGCGCCTGGCCTGCGCCCATGCGGCTCACGTCTCGGCCGATGTCGCCCGCTTCGCCTACGACATGATGGGCGGCGGCGCGGTCTTCCTCGAGAACCCGCTGCAGCGGCGGTTCCGCGACGCCCATGTGATCACCCACCACGCGATGGTCGCCCCAAGCATCTTCGAGCTGACCGGCCGCATCCTGCTGGGCCAGCCCACGCGCGACGCGCTGCTGTAA
- a CDS encoding glycine zipper domain-containing protein — protein sequence MKTKIIAAATVGVMLLSTGAAVAQGYPPSWDQYRAQQDQYQRQRDSYQDRRDDYDAQRRAYEDRRAQWMRDQADYDRRYGRGAYVRQYGDWRYDDPYYQNDRYDDRYSNNDYYNNDYYGQYRNSPCERNKNDRTAVGAVIGALAGAALGSNAAARNAKSEGAVLGALVGGGLGGTIGRSSAKCDNDGYWYSRDQTLSYRESGYGYGERSGRYGYDDYRRRGCRLAQAPTNAYGQAEYRYVRVCPDSRGRYRITE from the coding sequence ATGAAGACCAAGATCATCGCCGCGGCGACCGTGGGCGTGATGCTGCTCAGCACCGGCGCGGCCGTGGCCCAGGGCTATCCGCCGAGCTGGGACCAGTATCGCGCCCAGCAGGACCAGTACCAACGTCAGCGTGACTCCTATCAGGACCGTCGCGACGACTATGACGCCCAGCGGCGCGCCTACGAGGATCGCCGGGCGCAATGGATGCGTGACCAGGCCGACTATGATCGCCGCTACGGCCGCGGGGCGTATGTGCGTCAGTACGGCGACTGGCGCTACGACGATCCCTACTATCAGAACGACCGCTACGACGACCGCTACAGCAACAACGACTACTACAACAACGACTACTACGGGCAGTACCGCAACAGCCCCTGCGAGCGGAACAAGAACGACCGCACCGCGGTCGGGGCGGTGATCGGGGCCCTGGCCGGCGCCGCGCTGGGCTCCAACGCCGCGGCGCGCAACGCCAAGAGCGAGGGGGCGGTGCTTGGCGCCCTGGTCGGCGGCGGACTGGGCGGCACCATAGGTCGCAGCTCGGCCAAGTGCGACAATGACGGCTATTGGTACAGCCGCGATCAGACGCTTTCCTACCGGGAGTCGGGTTACGGGTACGGCGAGCGCAGCGGGCGGTACGGCTACGACGACTACCGTCGTCGCGGCTGCCGATTGGCCCAGGCGCCGACCAACGCCTATGGCCAGGCCGAGTATCGTTATGTCCGCGTCTGTCCTGACAGCCGCGGCCGGTATCGCATCACCGAGTAG
- a CDS encoding adenosine deaminase, which yields MTDTLDAFIRGLPKAELHLHIEGSLEPELMFALAQRNRIDLPFQSVEEIRAAYAFSNLQDFLDIYYQGAGVLQTEEDFQDLTIAYFRRLKADGGVHAEIFYDPQTHTDRGLPFSVAADGILAGMKQAEDELGITSRLIMSYLRHLSEEAAFETLRQAEPYLDRFVGVGLDSGEVGHPPSKFANVMKASRERGLLINAHAGEEGPPAYVYEALDILGVDRIDHGNRALEDQALTRRLVDMGITLTVCPLSNLSLCVVKDLKEHPMKRMLDLGLKATCNSDDPAYFGGYVGDNYIRTAEAVGLTRDDLATLAKNSFSGSFLPAADKARHIAAVDAYLAAQ from the coding sequence ATGACCGATACGCTCGACGCCTTCATTCGGGGCCTGCCCAAGGCCGAACTCCACCTGCATATCGAGGGCAGCCTCGAGCCGGAGCTGATGTTCGCCCTGGCCCAGCGCAACCGGATCGACCTGCCGTTCCAGTCGGTGGAGGAGATCCGCGCGGCCTACGCCTTCTCCAACCTGCAGGACTTCCTGGACATCTACTACCAGGGCGCCGGCGTGCTGCAGACCGAGGAGGATTTCCAGGATCTGACCATCGCCTACTTCCGCCGGCTGAAGGCCGATGGCGGAGTGCACGCCGAGATCTTCTACGATCCCCAGACCCACACCGACCGCGGCCTACCCTTCTCGGTCGCCGCCGACGGCATCCTGGCCGGGATGAAGCAGGCCGAGGACGAACTCGGGATCACCAGCCGCCTGATCATGAGCTACCTGCGCCACCTGTCGGAAGAGGCGGCGTTCGAGACGCTGCGTCAGGCCGAACCCTATCTCGACCGTTTCGTCGGGGTGGGCCTGGACAGCGGCGAGGTCGGCCACCCGCCGTCGAAGTTCGCCAATGTCATGAAGGCCAGCCGGGAGCGCGGCCTGCTGATCAACGCCCACGCCGGAGAGGAAGGCCCGCCGGCCTATGTCTACGAGGCGCTGGACATCCTGGGCGTCGACCGCATCGACCACGGCAACCGGGCGCTGGAGGACCAGGCCCTCACCCGGCGGCTGGTGGATATGGGGATCACCCTGACCGTCTGCCCGCTGTCGAACCTGAGCCTGTGCGTGGTGAAGGATCTGAAGGAGCATCCGATGAAGCGGATGCTGGACCTGGGTCTGAAGGCGACCTGCAACAGCGACGACCCGGCCTATTTCGGCGGCTACGTCGGCGACAACTACATTCGCACGGCGGAAGCCGTCGGCCTGACCCGCGACGACCTGGCCACCCTGGCGAAGAACAGCTTCTCGGGATCTTTCCTGCCGGCGGCGGACAAGGCCCGCCACATCGCGGCGGTCGACGCCTACCTCGCGGCGCAATGA